The genomic DNA CGTTTTCACCTCGCCCTCGACGTAGACTCGCTTGCTGCGGTAACCCAGCACCCGCACCGTGATCTGCGGATCCTGGATGTACTTGCCTGAACTATTCACTATGAGATTGCGCGCCTGCAGTTCCGTCAACCCCGCCACTTTCAGCAATCCCGTATAGGGAAATTGGATGTATCCAGAGGATGAGACCGTATAGCCCGGAATGCCCGAGGCGGTATCCCCGAAGGCTAGTTCGGTCACCCCGGTGCCGATGGCGTAGGTTTGCGTCGGAAGTACGAGTTCGGGGTGGTCCCAGACCACGATCGAAAGGATGTCCCCGGGGCCGATGCGATAGGGCTCGGTCTTGTCGACCAGGCGCGAAACGCCATCATTGTCCAGCAGCGCCTGGCGGGCGCGGTGATCGGCAAGCACCAGCGAAGGCGTGATTTCCTTGATCTCGGCCACGGAATTCGGATCCAGCGGATCGACGAGATGCTTGGAATTGAAGGTCATGCCGGGAGAAAGGGCGCAAGCGCCCAGCGAGGACACGAGCGCGATGGCAGCGATGGCTCGGCTCAACGTTCCGAAAAATGTCGTCATGGCGGATCCACAGTGAATGACTTCGTTGCTTGGAAAGGAGCCCGATGCGTAACGGGTTGCGACATTCCACTCTCTTTTCACGCCCCCGCACATTCGACGGATGCCCTAAGCCTTCTCCTACATCGTTTGGAGGTTTCGGGTACGCCGGGCACTCAATAAGATTTCGACGGTAGCCACATGCTTTGCGGCGGTGCACCGCTGTTTTCCCCGCGGCCGCAGGGCGACTCCCCGAACAAAGGAGTACGCGATGGACCCGTCCCTTACGGACACGTCGGCGAGATCGAGCCGATCCAGCTATCTGTACCGCCTGCTGGATGCGGCGATCGTCATCATCTGCGGCCTGGCCGTGACCGAGCTGAAGTTCTCGGACGAGGCGATGATCGATCCGCCGCAGATCCACCTGTTCCTGATCTATCTCTGCGGGCTGGGCGTCATCGCCCTGTTCCCGGCGTTCAGTCTGTACGTGTCATGGCGCGGTCGCCGGCTGATGGACCTGGTCGTGCGCAGCCTGGCGGCATGGGCGCTGGTGTTCGCGCTTGGCATCCTGGTCAGTTTCCTCATGCACCAGAGCGCGTCGGTATCGCGCCTGTGGGCCGCGACCTGGTTCGGCTGCGCCGCCCTGGCGCTGGCCGGCGTGCGCCTGGCGGCCTACGCGGTGCTGGGCGCGGCGCGCGACCGCGGCCTGGACCGCAAGCGCGTGCTGCTGGTCGGCTTCGGCGCGCTCGGCCACGATCTGTGGCGCCGCGTGGAACGCTATCGCGAGGCCGGCTACGAAGTCGCCGGCATCTATGCCGAGCCCCACGAAAACCTGCCGCCGCAAGTGCGCCGGCTGCACGAGCTGGATGCCCTGCACGGCTTCGTGCGCGAACACAATGTGCGCGAGGTCTGGATCGTGCTGCCGATGGAGGCCGGCCAGGAATTGCGCGAAGTGCTCTATCACCTGCGCAACGACCTGGTGGACATCCGCTGGATTCCCGACGTGATGTCGATCCAGCTGCTGGGCCATCGCATCGGGGAATTCCTCGGCCTGCCCGCGATCCAGCTCAACAGCCTGCCCGCCGCCGGCGTGCGCGGCCTGGCCAAGGAAGCGTTCGACCGCGCCTTCGCGCTGTGCGCGCTGGTGGGCCTGTCGCCGCTGATGCTGACCATCGCCTGCCTGGTCAAGCTGACCTCGCGCGGCCCGGTGCTGTTCACCCAGCCGCGCCTGGGCGTGGACGGCAAGGTCTTCCATGTCTACAAGTTCCGCACCATGACCGTGCACCAGGAGCACGGCGTGGTCACGCAGGCCACCCGCGACGATGCGCGCGTCACCCGCATCGGCGGCTTCCTGCGCCGCACCAGCCTGGACGAGTTGCCGCAATTCCTGAACGTGCTGCGCGGCGACATGTCGGTGGTAGGGCCGCGCCCGCACGCGCTGGAGCACAACGAACTGTACAAGGACCTGGTGCAGCGCTACATGATGCGCCACCGGGTCAAGCCCGGCATCACCGGCTGGGCCCAGGTCAATGGCCTGCGCGGCCAGACCGATACGCTGCGCAAGATGAGCGACCGCATCGAGCATGACATCTACTACATCCAGCACTGGACGTTCCGGATGGACCTGATGATCATCGCCCGCACGGCGGTATCCGGATGGACGGGGCGAAATGTCTACTGAACCGCTGGGCTGGCCCCCTTTCGCCCCGCCACGCGCCCGCTGCGCGCCCGCGCCGGCGACCCAGCCGCCCGGCCTGCTGGCCGAGAGCGATTTCCGCCGCGCGGTGGAGATGCTGCCGCTGGTGTCCATCGACCTGCTGCTGCGCGATGCCGAAGGCCGCTACCTGACCGGCTTGCGCAGCAATCCGCCGGCGCAGGGTTCGTGGTTCGTGCCGGGCGGCCGCATCCGCAAGAACGAGACGCTGCCGCGCGCGCTGCAACGCATCGTCCGCGAGGAACTGGGCCTGACGCTGCCGCCGCAGGCCTGGCGCCCCCGGGGCGTGTACGAACACTTCTATGGCACCAATTTTGCCGGCGAGGCCGGCCGCTCCACCCATTACATCGTCCTCGCCTATGAGGCGGAACTCACGCTGGACACCGCCAGCCTGCCGCTGGGCCAGCACCGCCGCTACCGCTGGCAGCCCGCGGCGGCCATCGCCGCCGATCCGGGCGCGCACCCCTACACCCAGGCCTACTTCAAGGAGTCAGCGCCATGACCAATCCTCATCCTCCGTATCGGGCCGTCATTCTCTGCGGCGGGTCCGGCTCGCGCCTGTGGCCGCTGTCGCGCGAGCTGCTGCCCAAGCAGTTCATCCGTTTGACCGATGACCGCAGCCTGCTGCAGAACACCCTGCTGCGGCTGGGGTCCGCCGGCGCCCAGGCGCGCCCCATGCTGGTCTGCAACGACGCCCACCGCTACATCGCCGCCGAGCAGGCCCTGGAACTGGACATCCACGACGCCGAAATCGTGCTGGAGCCGTATGCGCGCAATACCGCGCCCGCCATCGCCGCGGCCACGCTGCGGGCGATGCGCGACGGCGAGGATCCGGTCATGCTCATCATGCCTTCCGACCATGTGCTGGAGGATGGCCCGGTGCTGGCGGCGGCCTTCGCCCAGGCCTACCAGGCCGCCCGCCAGGGCGCGCTGGTGACCTTCGGCATCACCCCGACCGCGCCACTGAGCGGCTACGGCTACATCCAGGCGGCCGAACCCGGCGCCATGACGCCCGCCCGCAAGGTGCGCCGGTTCGTCGAAAAGCCTTCGCCCGAAGTGGCGCAGCGCTTCATCGAGGACGGCAGCTACTACTGGAACAGCGGCATGTTCGCCTTCCAGGCCTCGGTCTTCCTGGCCGAACTGGAACGGCTGGCGCCGCGCATCCTCGAACAGGTCCGGGCGGCGGTGGCCGCGGGCCATGGCGAAAACGCGCTGTTCCAACTGGACGGCCCGGCCTTCGAGGCCTGCCCGAGCGACTCGATGGACTACGCCATCATGGAACGCACCGACAGCGCGGTGGTGATTCCGCTGGCCGCGCCGTGGAGCGACGTCGGCGCCTGGGACGCGGTCTGGGGCATCGCCCGCAAGACCGCCGAGGGCAATTCCACCACCGGCGACGTGATGGTCGAGGACTCGCGCAACTGCCTCATCCATTCGACCAGCCGGCTGGTGGCCTCGGTGGGGCTGGACGACATCGTGGTGATCGAAACGGCCGACGCCGTGCTGGTCGCCCACAAGACGCGCTCGCAGGACGTCAAGCGGCTGGTGGAGGCCTTCAAGGTGCAGCACCGCAGCGAACTGAACCACCACCGCGAGGTGCAGCGCCCGTGGGGCTCGTACGACTCGGTCGGCCAGGGCCCGCGCTACCAGGTCAAGCGCATCACGGTGAAGCCGGGCGCGCGCCTGTCGTCGCAGATGCACCACCACCGCGCCGAGCACTGGGTGGTGGTGTCGGGCACGGCGCGCATCTACAACGGCGACAAGCAGTACCTCCTGACCGAAAACCAGTCGACCTACATCCCGCTGGGCGAGGTCCACAGCCTGGAGAACCCCGGCAAGATCCCGCTGGAGATCATCGAGGTGCAATCCGGCGCCTATCTGGGCGAGGACGACATCGTCCGCTTCCAGGACATGTACGGCCGTGTCTGAGCCCCGGCGCGCGGCCTCATCCTTCTGGCGGCCGGGCCTGGCGCGGATCTGCCTGCCGCTGGCGGCGCTGTTCTTCGCCACGCTGGTGACGGTGGGCAACCTGCCGGGCCTGGCCGCCGAGATGTCCGACGCCTTCGGCGACAAGCGCCTGCACCTGGCGGCCTACGCCTTCCTGACGGTGCTGGTCTACCTCTCGGTGCAGCGGCGGCCGGGCCTGACGGCGCTGCTGGCCGTATCCGCCCTGGGCGCGCTGGATGAAGGAATCCAATCCTTTTTTGCCTATCGACAGGCCGAACTCTTAGACCTTTTGGCCGATATCTCTGCGGCGGGTGCGACAGTAATCTCGTTGAACATCGGTTCCGCAGCCTTCGGCTCCTTTCGTGCAGTGACTAAGTCTTAAGGATAAAACCATGCCAAAACGGGCACTGATTACCGGCGTCACCGGCCAGGACGGCGCTTACCTGGCCGAGTTCCTGCTGGCCAAGGGCTATGAAGTCCACGGCATCAAGCGGCGCGCGTCGCTGTTCAACACCGCGCGCATCGACCACCTGTACCAGGATCCGCATGACCAGCCGCGCAACTTCGTGCTGCACCACGGCGACATGACGGACTCGTGCAGCCTCATCCGCATCGTGCAATCGGTCCAGCCCGACGAGATCTACAACCTGGCGGCGCAGAGCCACGTCGGGGTGTCGTTCGAAGAGCCGGAGTACACCGCCAACGCCGACGGCCTGGGCACCCTGCGCCTGCTGGAAGCCATCCGCATCCTCAAGCTGGAGGACAAGGCGCGCTTCTACCAGGCCTCGACCTCGGAGCTGTACGGCCTGGTGCAGGAAACCCCGCAGAAGGAAACCACGCCGTTCTATCCGCGCAGCCCCTACGCCGCCGCCAAGCTGTACGCCTACTGGATCAGCGTGAACTACCGCGAGGCCTACGGCATGTATGCCTGCAACGGCATCCTGTTCAACCACGAATCCCCCAAACGCGGCGAAACCTTCGTGACGCGCAAGATCACCCGCGGCCTGGCGCGCATCGTGCTCGGCCTGCAGGAATGCCTGTACCTGGGCAACCTGTCGGCGCTACGCGACTGGGGCCATGCGCGCGACTACGTCGAAATGCAGTGGCTGATGCTGCAGCAGGACACGCCGGAGGACTACGTCATCGCCACCGGCATGCAATACAGCGTGCGTGAATTCATCAATACGGCGGCGCGCGAGCTGGGCATCCTGCTGGCGTGGGAGGGCGAAGGCCTGGAGGAAACCGCCACGGTGCTGTTCAGCCCGGTGCACGACATCAAGCCGGGCCAGGTCATCGTGCGGGTCGACCCGCGCTACTTCCGCCCCACCGAGGTCGAGACCCTGCTGGGCGATCCGACCAAGGCGCGCGAAAAGCTCGGCTGGTCGCCGCGCACCAGTTTCGCCCAGCTGGTCAAGGAAATGGTGGAAAGCGACCTGAAGGACGCCCGGCGCGATGCGCTGGTGGAACAGAACGGCTACGAAATCTACGCCTACAAGGAGTAGTCCGCCATGAGCAACCTGGACCAACGCGTGTTCGTGGCGGGCCATCGCGGCATGGTGGGCGCCGCCCTGGTGCGCGAGCTGCAGGAGCGCGGCTACCGCGACATCATCACGCGCAGCCATAGCGAACTGGACCTGGAAAACCAGAACCAGGTGCACCGCTTCTTCTCGACCACGCCGGTCGACGTGGTGTACCTGGCCGCCGCCAAGGTCGGCGGCATCCTGGCCAACCAGAACCATCCGGTGGATTTCCTGTACCGCAACCTGATGATCCAGTGCAACGTGATCCGCGCCGCCTACGCGGCCGGCGTGCGCAAGCTGCTGTTCCTGGGTTCGTCCTGCATCTATCCGCGCGAGGCGCCGCAGCCGATCCGCGAGGACGCGCTGCTGACCGGGCCCCTGGAAGCCACCAACGAGCCCTACGCCATCGCCAAGATCGCCGGATTGAAGCTGTGCGAAGCCTACCAACGGCAATATGGCGCGCGCTTCATCTGCGCCATGCCGACCAATCTGTACGGGCCGCACGACAACTACGACCTGCACAGCAGCCATGTGCTGCCGGCCCTGATCCGCAAGTTCCATGAAGGCCGCGAGGCCGGCCAGGACAGCGTCACCCTGTGGGGCAGCGGCAAGCCGCTGCGCGAGTTCCTGTACGTGGACGACCTGGCGCGGGCCTGCGTGATGCTGATGGAAACGCCCGCCGCCGAGGGCATCTACAACATCGGCGCCGGCGAGGACCTGTCGATCGCCGAACTGGCCCGGGTCGTGGCGCAGGTAGTGGGCTACCAGGGCCGCGTGGACTACGACGCCAGCAAGCCCGACGGCACGCCGCGCAAGCTGATGGATTCGTCACGGGTACGCGCGCTGGGCTGGAAGCCGGAGATATCGCTGACTCATGGCGTGACGCTGGCCTACGGCCATTTCCTGCGCGAGCAGGCGCGCCAACCCCTGCCCGTGGCCTGAGGGCCTGTTCACACTGAAAGGAGCCTCGCATGAGTACCCAAATGAGTGACTATCAAGGCGCGAAGCGCAGTCGTGGCAGGTCCCCGGCGAGCATTCGCAACGCCGAGAGGCGCTCATTTGGGTACTCACCCTTCGGGCAGGACGGTAATCGGCCGCCAGGCGTCGTTGCGCTCACCTTGCGTGGCACAGCCACGCGGCGGCGACCACGCCTAGCCTGGCGGCCGATTACCGGCCTGTGCGAGGCTCCTTTCAGTGTGAACAGGCCCTAACCACGCCTATCGAGAACAGGCATTCCGATGTACCGACTCATCAGAAAGCACGTCGCCGGCAATGCCTCGTTCTGGGGGCTGGTGGAATACGGCATCGGCCCGGTCGCGGCGCTGGTGGCGCTGCCCATCCTGTTCCGCCAGCTGGGCACGGTGGGTTTCGGCCAGTACTCGATGATCATCGCGCTGGCCGGCTTCGGCAATGCCGCCAACCTGGGCGCCGCCGTCACCGCCACCAAGCTGGTGTCCGAACGCATGCACGAGCCGGGCGGCGCCTACCGCGCGGCCGGCGTGGCCATGTCGCTGATCGGCTGCGCGCTCGGCGTGGTAACGCTGGCGGCGGCATTGCTGTGGCTGGCGGTGCGCTGGGGCTGGCCCGCCGCCACCTTCGGCGGCGTGGCGGTGACGCTGCTGGCGATGCCGGCGCTGGCGGTCTACCTGACCCAGCAGTACGACCAGTTGATGTCCGGCTGCCTGAAGGGCCGCGAGGATTTCCGCGCCACCGCGCTGTGCGAAGTCTTCAGCCGCAGCGGCACCATGGGACTGGCCTGCGTCGCCGCCTGGCTCACCGCCTCGCCCACCTGGACCGGCCTGGCCCAGGCCGCCGGCCTGCTGCTGGCCGGGTCGGTCAAGATGCGGGTGTTCGCGCGCCGCTATGGCCACGTGCTGGTGCGGCCGGTGCGCGACCGCGGCGCGATGCTGGACGCCTTCCGCTTCTCGCGCTGGTCCTGGCTCAACAGCCTGAGCGCGCTGGCCTTCGGCTCGGTCGACCGGGTGCTGGTGGGCAGCCTGATGGGACCCGCCGCGCTGGCCATCTACACCGTCGGCGTGCAGGTCGGCCAGATGATCCACACGGCGTCCGTGGCGATTTTCCAGAAAGCCATGCCGCGCGTCAGCCGCCTGTCCGCCGCGCCGCCGCATCCGGGCGCGGCCGAAGAGGAAATCCGCCGCCTGATGCTGTGGAACCTGGCGCTGTCGGCTGGCGCCACGGTCGCGGTGCTGGCGGTCAGCCGGCCCCTGCTGGACCTGCTGCTGGGCCACGCCCTGGCCGACGGACACCTGGGCACCTTCCGGTTGCTGATCGCGGCCTCGGGGCTGCTGTCACTGAACGCCGCGGCCCATTTTTCGCTGCTCGGGCTGGGGAACTCCCGCGCCGTGGCGATTCTCAATGGCCTGGGCGGCCTGGCCATGCTGTGCATCATGGCCGCCCTGGTGCAGGCGGCGGGCGAGCATGCCGCGGCCTGGGGCCGCATGGCCTACGCGGCGATCACGCTGGCCGGCGTGGCGCTCGCCATCCGTCAATCCCGGCCAGACTACCCCGGCGCCCTGCCTGCGGCCACCCGGTAGCCACCATGTTGAGGTCTTATATGCGCAAGCGTCACACCGAATACTCGCGCCAGCTCATCGATTTCGTGCGCGAGTTGCGCCCGCCCGCCCCCATTGCCGCTGGCCTGCTGCCCAAGCTGACCATCGTGACCCCCTCGTACAACCAGGCCCGCTTCCTGGAGCGGACCATCATCTCGGTGCTGAACCAGGGCTATCCGCGGCTGGAGTACATCATCATCGACGGCGGCTCGACCGATGGCAGCGTCGACATCATCCGCAAGTACGAACGCCACCTGACCTATTGGGAAAGCATGCCGGACCGCGGCCAATCGCATGCCATCAACAAGGGCTTCGAGCGCGCCACCGGCGACTACGTCGGCTGGCAGAACTCCGACGACCTGTACTATCCCGGCGCGCTGCGCAAGCTGGGCGCGGCGGCGGCCCGCGGCCGGGCGCCGATCGTCAGCGGCAACCTGTTCGTGGCCGATGCCGACAACCGCATTTTCCGCAAGATCCACTACACCCCGGTCAACCGCGGCACGCTGACCGTGGTCAAGGCCTCGATCCCGAACCAGTCGGCCATCTTCCGCCGCGACCTGCTGCGCAAGCACGGCCTGCTGCAGGAGAGCATGCGCTACTGCATGGACCTGGAATTGTGGAGCCGGCTGCTGCGCGAAGGCAGGAACCTGATCGTGCCCGACGCCATGGGCGTCTACACCGCCCACGACGAGACCAAGACCGCGCTGATGCAGGACGTGCTGCTGGAGGAACGCGAACAGATCGTCGACCGCATCCGCCGCACCGAGCCGGGCATGGGCAAGCTGTACGGCCTGTCGTGCCGCGCCTCGCAGGTGGCGGCGCATGCGCGCCAGGGCGACCTGTCCTACCTGGTGGAGAAACTGGCGATCAAGCTGTTCGGGCGCGACGACTGGGCCGCGCACTAGGGCCCGTTGGCACTGAAAGGAGCCTCGCCCAAGCCCGCGACATCCCCGACCCAGCCCCTTCCCCGCCATGGAGCCGTCATGCATCCGCACCGCCGCCTTTCCACGCTGCACCTGCTGGGCCTGTTCGCGTTCACCGCGCTGGCGCTGAACGACGACCATTTCATCCTGGGCGTGGGCAGTTTCAAGCTGTCGCCCTTCGACCTGCTGTTCGTGGCCATCCTGGTGGTCAAGGCGCTGCGGCTGGCGGACCCCGCCGCCTATGCCCTGCCGCGCGGCGCGCTCGGCATGCTGCTGGGCCTGCAGGTGCTGTCGGTGATCTACCTGGTGCTGGTGTCGCTGCACCATCCGGGCATCGAGACCGGCGACGTCGCGCGCGACCTGCGCATCGTGTTCTATTTCCTGTGCACGCCGTTCCTTTGCTACAAGGACATCGACGGGCCCGCCGCCTACGCCGTGTTGCAGAAGTACATCGTGGCGGCCTGCCTGGCGGTCGCCACCCTGATGCTGCTGGAACAGTTGCAGGGCTTCAGCGTCGCCAACCCGTTGCGCAACGTCCGGCTGGGGGTATGGGCGATTCCGTTCGGCGTGGTTTCGCTGCTGTACTTCCGCAAGACCCTCAACGTGTCCGGGCCCAAGGCCTATGCGCTCACCGTCTACATGCTGCTGGCGCTGGTGTTCTCGCTGAACCGCAGCCAATACCTGCAGCTGATGGTGGCGGTGCTGATGGCGGTGATGCTGGCCTCGGGTTCCGAGGTGCGCCGCCGGGTGGTGCTGATCTTCGCCCCGGCGGCGGTCGCCGGCATCCTGGTGTTCGCCAGCATCGGCTACCTGGACGTACTGACCAACCGCGTCTTCAGCGTCGAGCGCCTGGACGAGGACTCCAGCTACGGCGCCCGCATCCAGGAAATGCAGGGCCAGATGGATTCCTTCGCCGAGAGCCCGGTGTTCGGCAAGGGCGCCGGCTTTCGCAGCTGGGTGATGGGCGAGAACGGCTTCGAACTCAGCACGTTCGCGCACAACTCCTGGGCCTTCTACCTGATGAAGTTCGGCATCGTCGGCACCGTGATGATCATGCTGCCGCCGCTGCTGATCCTGCTGCTTTCGCTGTTCCGGCGCTACGCGCACCCGGGGCTGGAGCTGCATCGCCGCTACCTGCTGGCCACCGCGCCGATCTATATCTTCGTCGACTCGCTCTCCGGCGGCCTGGCCTACGCGCCCAAGACCGCCTTTACCGGCTTTCTGCTGTGCTACTGCCTGTCGCTGATACGCAATGCCCGGGCGCTGCCCGTGCCCCGGCCCGCGGCCGCGGCCTCCAGCCAACGCCCGGTCGCCGCGCGCCGGGCTCCACCGCGAGTAATGCCCCATGCCTGATGTCCTGTTTGTCGCGCCCGACCTGCACGGCGGCGTCGGAAGATGCGTCGCCTTCATCGCCGACGCCTTGCCCGAACGCGGCGTCGACGCCTCGCTGTTCCTGCTGCGCTCGCGCAACCGCGAATATCCGGTCGCCAACCCGCGCGTGACGCGGGCGCTGCCCGTGGTGGAGTCGCCCGCCTCGCTGCGGCTGATGCTGCCGCTGGCGTTTGCGCGGCTGCTGGCGCAGATCCGCCGCGAGCGGCCGGCCATCGTCTGCTCGCACGGCCTGCTGTGCAACATGCTGGTGGTGCTGGCCAGGAAGATCCTGCGCGGCAACTTCGCCACCGTCGCCTTCGAGCACAGCAGCCCGGCGATCCACTATGGCGCCTCGCGCATGCGGCGCCTGAAGTGCTTTCTGGTGAGCCAGACCTATCGCCGCCATGACGCCGTCGTCGGCGTTTCGCGCGGGGTCAAGGAAGACCTGGTCAGCATGTTCCCGCCGCTGCGCGGCAAGGTGCGCACCATCTACAACGGCGTGCCGCTGGACGACGTGCGCGAGCAGGGCGCGGCGCGGCCGGCTCCGGCATCCGACGCGGCGCCGTATCACGTCGTCGCGGTCGGTCGGCTGGAGGCGGTCAAGGACTACGCCACCCTGATCGACGCGGCCGCGTTGCTGGACGATCCCGGCATCCGCTTCACCATCCTGGGCGAAGGCTCGGAACATGCCGCCCTGCAACGGCGTATCGACGCGCGCCCCTCGCGCAGCCCGGTGACCCTGGCCGGCCACATCGACAATCCGTTTCCGGTGATCGCCGGCGCCGGCGCCTTCGCCCTGACCTCGGTGCGCGAAAGTTTCGGCAATGTGCTGGTGGAGGCCCTGTGCCTGGGCATTCCGGTCATTTCCACAGATTGTCCGCACGGGCCGGCCGAGATCCTCGATGCCGGCCGCTACGGGCTGCTGGTGCCGGTGGGCGACGCGGCGGCCCTGGCCGCGGCGGTGCGCCGCCTGGCTTACGACGGCGACATGCGCGCCAGGCTGGCGGCCGACGGCCCCGGCCGCGCCGACGCCTTTTCACTAGAACGGCATTGCCGCGACGTCATCGAGCTATTCCAGCCGTTGATGCAGCGCGGCGCGTCCTGAACAGGAAAGCATCATGTCCAAGATACCGGTATCCGTGGTCGTCATGACCAAGAACGAAGAACGCAACATCGTCAAGTGCCTGAAAGCGCTGGCCGACTTCGACGAAGTCTTCGTGGTCGACTCCGACAGCACCGACGCCACCTGCGCCCTGGCCACCGCGCTGGGCGCCAGGATCAGCCATTTCCAGTGGAACGGCAAATACCCCAAGAAAAAGCAATGGTGCCTGGAACAGCTGCCGTTCACGCATCCGGTGGTGCTGTACGTGGACGCCGACGAAGAGATGACGCCCGAACTGGCCGCGGAGATCCGCGCCACACTGCCGCGCTTTGCGGCCGGCGCCGGCGGCGCCTTCGTGCCGTTCGACTACGTCTTCTGCGGCCGCAAGCTGCGCCACGGCCATCGCGTCTACAAGCTGGCGCTGCTGGCGCGCGAGCGCTCGCGCTTCCTGGACTACGACGACCTGGACGTGGCCCACATGTGGGAGGTCGAGGGCCACTACCAGCCCCAGGTGCAGGGCGAGACCTTCGCGCTGCGGGCGCGCATGGTGCACAACGACCATGATTCGCTCTACCACTACTTCGACAAGCACAACCGCTACTCTGACTGGGAAGCCAATCTGCGGACAAAGGGCCTGATGAACGATCCGCGCGAGGCCAACGTGGGCGCGCGGGCGCTGCTCAAGCGCCTGTTCCAGGCCATGCCGTTCAAGGCGCCGGTGTCGTTCCTGCATTCCTACCTGCTGCGCCTGGGCTTTCTCGATGGCCGCGCCGGTTTCGACTACGCCGTGGCGCGCGCCATGTACTACTGGCAGATCCGCATCAAGACCGAGGAAATCCAGCAGGCGCGGCGCGCCGCCGCCGCAGACTCGCAAGGCGATGCCCTGCCCGGAGCCGCCAAATGAGCGCGCTGCAGCGGCTCGACCGTTTTTCCCTGGCGCCCGGCCAGCGCGGCCGGTCCGCGCTCACGGTGCAACTGTGGTGGCTGGTGCAGGGCACGCTGTTCCGCTGGTCGCCGCAGGTCGCCTATGGCTTCCGGCGCTGGCTGCTGCGCTGCTTCGGCGCGCAGATCGGCCGCAAGGTGCTGATACGGCCCAGCGCCACCGTGACCTATCCCTGGAAAGTGGACATCGGCGACTACGCCTGGATCGGCGACGACGCGGTGCTCTACAGCCTGGGCCCCATCCACGTCGGCGCGCACGCGGTGGTCTCGCAACGCAGCTACCTGTGCGCGGCCGACCACGACGCGGCGCAACCGGATTTTCCGCTGCGCGAGCGCGCCGTGCGCATCGAGGACGGCGCCTGGGTCGCGACCGACGTGTTCGTCGGCCCGGGCGTCACGGTGGGCCGCGAGGCGGTGGTGGGCGCGCGCAGCTCGGTATTCCGCAGCCTGCCGCCCGCCATGGTGTGCCTGGGCAACCCCTGCCGCCCCGTCAAACCGCGCGTGGCGCCGCCGGCATGAAGATCCTCCTGTACGGCATCAACTACGCGCCGGAGCTGACCGGCATCGGCAAATACAGCGCCGAACTGGCCGAGTGGCTGGCGGCCCGCGGCCATGACGTCAGCGTGGTCACGGCGCCACCCTACTATCCGCAATGGCGCGTGCATGACGGCTACCGCGCGGGCCGCTACCGCAAGGAAACCCGCGCCGGCGTCACGGTCAGGCGCGCGCCCCTGTGGGTGCCGGCCCGGCCCGGCGGCGCCAAACGCCTGCTGCACCTGGCCAGCTTCGCCCTTTCCAGCCTGCCGTCGCTGTTGCGCGCGGCCGCCGGCCGGCCCGACCTGATCCTGGTGGTCGAGCCGGCCCTGTTCTGCGCGCCGGCCGCCTGGCTCGCCGCGCGCCTGTGCGGGGCGCGCGCCTGGCTGCACATCCAGGACTACGAGGTCGACGCCGCCTTCGACCTGGGGCTGCTCAAGGGCGCCTGGCTGCGCGCCGCCGTGCGGCGCGCGGAACGTTGGCTGATGCGGCGCTTCGATCGCGTG from Achromobacter xylosoxidans includes the following:
- a CDS encoding GDP-L-fucose synthase family protein; this translates as MSNLDQRVFVAGHRGMVGAALVRELQERGYRDIITRSHSELDLENQNQVHRFFSTTPVDVVYLAAAKVGGILANQNHPVDFLYRNLMIQCNVIRAAYAAGVRKLLFLGSSCIYPREAPQPIREDALLTGPLEATNEPYAIAKIAGLKLCEAYQRQYGARFICAMPTNLYGPHDNYDLHSSHVLPALIRKFHEGREAGQDSVTLWGSGKPLREFLYVDDLARACVMLMETPAAEGIYNIGAGEDLSIAELARVVAQVVGYQGRVDYDASKPDGTPRKLMDSSRVRALGWKPEISLTHGVTLAYGHFLREQARQPLPVA
- a CDS encoding lipopolysaccharide biosynthesis protein; the protein is MYRLIRKHVAGNASFWGLVEYGIGPVAALVALPILFRQLGTVGFGQYSMIIALAGFGNAANLGAAVTATKLVSERMHEPGGAYRAAGVAMSLIGCALGVVTLAAALLWLAVRWGWPAATFGGVAVTLLAMPALAVYLTQQYDQLMSGCLKGREDFRATALCEVFSRSGTMGLACVAAWLTASPTWTGLAQAAGLLLAGSVKMRVFARRYGHVLVRPVRDRGAMLDAFRFSRWSWLNSLSALAFGSVDRVLVGSLMGPAALAIYTVGVQVGQMIHTASVAIFQKAMPRVSRLSAAPPHPGAAEEEIRRLMLWNLALSAGATVAVLAVSRPLLDLLLGHALADGHLGTFRLLIAASGLLSLNAAAHFSLLGLGNSRAVAILNGLGGLAMLCIMAALVQAAGEHAAAWGRMAYAAITLAGVALAIRQSRPDYPGALPAATR
- a CDS encoding glycosyltransferase, with amino-acid sequence MPDVLFVAPDLHGGVGRCVAFIADALPERGVDASLFLLRSRNREYPVANPRVTRALPVVESPASLRLMLPLAFARLLAQIRRERPAIVCSHGLLCNMLVVLARKILRGNFATVAFEHSSPAIHYGASRMRRLKCFLVSQTYRRHDAVVGVSRGVKEDLVSMFPPLRGKVRTIYNGVPLDDVREQGAARPAPASDAAPYHVVAVGRLEAVKDYATLIDAAALLDDPGIRFTILGEGSEHAALQRRIDARPSRSPVTLAGHIDNPFPVIAGAGAFALTSVRESFGNVLVEALCLGIPVISTDCPHGPAEILDAGRYGLLVPVGDAAALAAAVRRLAYDGDMRARLAADGPGRADAFSLERHCRDVIELFQPLMQRGAS
- a CDS encoding glycosyltransferase family 2 protein; the encoded protein is MRKRHTEYSRQLIDFVRELRPPAPIAAGLLPKLTIVTPSYNQARFLERTIISVLNQGYPRLEYIIIDGGSTDGSVDIIRKYERHLTYWESMPDRGQSHAINKGFERATGDYVGWQNSDDLYYPGALRKLGAAAARGRAPIVSGNLFVADADNRIFRKIHYTPVNRGTLTVVKASIPNQSAIFRRDLLRKHGLLQESMRYCMDLELWSRLLREGRNLIVPDAMGVYTAHDETKTALMQDVLLEEREQIVDRIRRTEPGMGKLYGLSCRASQVAAHARQGDLSYLVEKLAIKLFGRDDWAAH
- a CDS encoding O-antigen ligase family protein; the protein is MHPHRRLSTLHLLGLFAFTALALNDDHFILGVGSFKLSPFDLLFVAILVVKALRLADPAAYALPRGALGMLLGLQVLSVIYLVLVSLHHPGIETGDVARDLRIVFYFLCTPFLCYKDIDGPAAYAVLQKYIVAACLAVATLMLLEQLQGFSVANPLRNVRLGVWAIPFGVVSLLYFRKTLNVSGPKAYALTVYMLLALVFSLNRSQYLQLMVAVLMAVMLASGSEVRRRVVLIFAPAAVAGILVFASIGYLDVLTNRVFSVERLDEDSSYGARIQEMQGQMDSFAESPVFGKGAGFRSWVMGENGFELSTFAHNSWAFYLMKFGIVGTVMIMLPPLLILLLSLFRRYAHPGLELHRRYLLATAPIYIFVDSLSGGLAYAPKTAFTGFLLCYCLSLIRNARALPVPRPAAAASSQRPVAARRAPPRVMPHA